The Coleofasciculus sp. FACHB-1120 region TTGCTGATATTGCCGAAGGAAGCGATCGCCAACTCCGCCGTCGAGTCGGCTGGGATGCCAATTTTACCCATATTTATCAACAAATCTTGCCAGACAAGTTGCGCCTACCCTTATCAAAAATGATTTATCGACGGTTATTTATGGGGAGACAAAGCCGATGAATCAATACCAAAAAACAGCAGGCTTCGACTTACCCCACCTCCAATCTGACGACAGGCTGCGTCGCGTACTCTCCTCAGCCTTGAAGAGTCGGCTGGGTAACGATCCGGTTTCCCCAAAATTTATGAGCAATTCCTACTGGGATGCCGCTCATTTTAATCTTGAGAAGGTGCAGGTTTTCCAAGATTCTAGCCAACAAGAGCAAGCAGAAATCCTGCGCCTATGCAGTGACGGACTCATAGAAGAAGCTTATTTCATCGAAAAAGCCGGAGTCGGTTACATGGCAAAAATGGTGCTGCTGGCAGAAACCACTGAGGAGCGAATGCTCTACGCACTCTTCAGCTCCGACGAAGTGACTCACCTTGCCCAGATTAGTCGCTTTTTGCCGGAAAAAGACCTCGTGGGGACAGACGACCCCTTCTTGCGCTTCCTGGCAGATTTAGTGGAAACCCAGGATAAAACAGTCCTGCTATTTGTGCTTCAGGTAGTGCTAGAGGGGTGGGGTTTGAGCCATTACAGAAGCCTCGCCAAAAACTGTGTAAATCCTCAAATGGCTGCGATATTCGAGGGATTTTTGCAAGACGAGAGCCGTCACCACGGCACTGGAGTCACTTTGTTTAACCAGATATACGTCTCCCAAGCGAGTCGAGCCACCATCATCGAAACCCTAGCCCTATTTTTACAGATGGTTCAGGTAGGACCTCGGAGCGTCGTCACCGCCATCGAGCAAGTGAAGGGTCATTTGTCCCGCCAACAGAGGCTGAGGATTTTCCAGGAACTGGACACAGAGACTCATAGCGGAATCCGTCTCAATCTCCTGCGTTCCCTGATGCGGGGAGAAGCGGCGGGAATTATCGTTCAAGAACTAGAGGAGCAGGGGAGGTTTCAGCCTTTCCCCGTAGAACAATGCTTATGAATGAAACACTAAACGAACCCAAAGACAACACGCTTTTAGAAAACCCGAAGGTTTATCAGCAACTTCAGATTAACGAACCCAAAGGGAACACCCTTCTAGAAAACCCAAAAGTCTATCGCAAGCTTCAAATCAACCACACGCGCAATAAACAGCAGGATCATACCCAACTGCTCGACGAAGCCGCAGCCTCTTTCCGATATGAAGACTGCAAAGATGAGTATTGGAACCCGGAAGAATTTTCCTTACTCTACGGAACTCCACTATGGGAACAAGCGAGCGTAAGCCAAAGAGTAATCTTAAACCAACTTTACTGGGTAGCTTACTATTCGCAGATCGTTTCCGCAGAAATTGCCACAATTTACTTTAATCAGACTAGCGCCGCCGGACTTTACGCCCAGGAGGACTTCCGCCTAGTTTGCGATACCCTCGACTTAGAATCTGCTCAGGAAAGGGCACATATCAGCGCCTTCAGAAAAATCTCTAGCGAGGTAGAAGCACAGCTTTTTGGCAAGCGCGTCTTCAGCTATCCTATGCGCGGGCCGTTTGCAGAGACAATGATTTTTGCTGACACCAACGCTCTCAAGACGTGGTGGAAAAAACTCCAGCTGCAAAGCTTTGGAATGCTGTCAGCAGGCAATACTTTTCTGGCTTGCCAATACTTTACCGTTCGGGGTATCCGGACGCTAAACGGTAAGCTGGTGCAGCATAAGCTTAGCAACTACTACCAAAAACATCCCAACTCGGAAAACGCTCCTATTCCCTCGAAAATTTCCTTTTATCACTTCATGGATGAGAGCTTTCACTTTAATAGCTCTACGATTCTTTCCCATGACGTGGTGAAGTGCCTCAAGCCACCAACCGCTTTTGAGAAGCTAGTGGCAAACTTGGGGATACGCGGCTGTCAGAGAGATCACTATCATTTTTCTGTTGCAATTAACGGTATCTTTTGGTACGATCCCGCCCTCTATTCGGCAATTTACGAGGTATTGCGATCGCCTATTTTTGGAATGAGCGACTCGGAAGCTAAAGAAATGATGCGACTGTGCTTCACCGAGGAATCTGAAGGACTGCACCTCAGCTACCAAACCCGTACAGAGGCGATGGAGTCCTACAAAGTTTACCTCGAAAAAGTTGACTACGCTTGGGCAAGTAACCGAGAAATGTCCATCATGGCTGCTAATTCTATTCCCCAGTACCTCGCTACTCAAAAGAAGGCAATTGGTAATTGGTAATTATTGGGGCTAGGAAAACTCTTACCCATTACCGACTTGAAAAATAACTGTGCATCTTTACCCAATTTTAATATGAACCAATCTCAAAATCAAAACACGCAACCCCTTTTGAAAATGAAAATATTCAACAATTGGGATGTTGTTGCCAAAGGCTGGTACATTGCTTGCCCTAGCCGAGAACTTCATCCAGGCAAAGCAAAATCCTTGGAAATCTGCGGACAAAAAATTGTTGTCTTTCGCGGACAAGATGGAAAAGTTCGCGCTTTAGATGCTTATTGTCCCCACCTAGGAACCGATTTAGGAATTGGGCGCGTTGATGGAAATCTCATGCGCTGTTTCTTTCATCATTGGGCGTTCGATGGAGAAGGCAATTGCCAAGATATTCCCTGTCAATCGTCAATCCCCGAAAAAGCTCGCCTTCAATCTTATGCTACTGATGAAAAATACGGTTTGATTTGGGTGTATCCAGATTCAAAAGCATCAGAAGGTGTGGCAGAATTTGATGAACTAAAAGGCAAATCAATTGTGACAGTACATGACAAAGCATTTGAACGAAGTTGTCATCATCACATTTGTATGATGAATGGCATTGATGCTCAACATTTACAAACTGTTCACAAAGTAGATATCAATATGAATCTATCCTTGCATCAGAATCAATCTGGCAATGTGATAGATTTTACCCTTCAAGGGGAGTTTCCTAAAACTACTCGGAGAGAACGCTTGGGACGAAAAATTCTCGGCGATACTTATGAGTATTCTATGAGGTATGCGGATGGCTGTATCGGACTTTTAACGATGATGAAGAATGTTCGGCTTTTTCCTTCACTGCACATGATTTACGCCTATACTCCAGTTGCACCTGGAAGAACCCGCATTCAACCGATTTATGTGGCAGAGAAAAGAAAAGGGATGTTTGGGTGGTTGGTGACACAACTATTACTCTTATTCACACGTCTAGCATACTATGCCTTGAAAGGGGAAGATGGGCAAATTTATGACAATATTCGATATAATCCCAACGCACTTCTGGGTATTGATACGTCATTAGTTAAGTATATGCATTATGTAAATCAACTTGAAGTTTCTATATGGTCTAAAGAATTTGAATAATACAAAGTAAGAAATTTTAGATGCAGCAATTTTGTTAGCTAATGTGAATTTATTTACGAACCGCGAAGGACGCGAAGGACGCGAAGGAAGAGAAAGAATAGGAAGAAGAGGCTAGTTAATATTTCTATTGTTATCAGATTAACTTTTGATTAGAAATTTTTACTTAAGTATGAATGAGCAATGCTGTATCATCCGCTTTCCAGAAACAGATTATTCCCCCCTAACTCTGGAGAAGCACTCTAATCTTTCGGAGCATCTGACGGTGCAAAATTCCCCGGTACTCTTTGGATGTCGTACTGGAATTTGTGGAACCTGTCTTGTAGTTGTAAAAGGTAATATTCCTCCTCCCAGTAAAGACGAAAAGGAAGTATTGGAAACTCTAGCGCCAGGAAATAGTCAAGTGAGATTAGCTTGTCAATTGGCTCTCAGCAGTGACATTGAAATTGCTGCTTTTGATGATGAAGAATGAAGCCAAAAAATCTTCTATTTCTTATTTTTAATTTATTGCGGAGGATTAGTGAAATTTGAAGATTTCTGGTATGTTGTGGCACTCAGCGAACAGTTAAAGCCGAATACTGTGCTGGAACGCACGGTTTTGGGGGAATGGCTGGTAGTGTTTCGAGGAGAGGACAGAAAGCCGGTGGCGTTGCGCGATCGCTGTATGCACAGAAATAGCCGTCTCTCTAAAGGAAAAGTCTGTCAGGGAACGCTTCAGTGTCCCTACCACGGCTGGGTTTACGACAAGACGGGGAAGGTAGTCGCTGTCCCCGCCGAGGGAGAAGACTTTAAGGCGACTCATGCTCGTCGCACCCAGCATTATGACACCAGAGAGCAGGATGGATACGTCTATGTAAGGCTGGAACAAAAGCCGAGTGAAGAGTTTGAGCCTTTTCAAATGCCTTACTACGGAAAGCCGGGATGGGAGACGGTACGAGTCATTAACCGTTTTCGGAACAGTGTAACTAACTGTGCGGAGAACTTTATTGACATTCCTCACACCGCCTCGGTTCACCCTGGGGTATTTCGCACTTCTCGCAAGCAAAAGCTGGAGATGACGGTAGAGAGGCGAAGTGGCTCAGTTTTCGCAGAATACCGCAACGAAACGACAAACCTCGGCTGGTATACGCGCTTTCTAAATCGGAAAGGTTACGAGATCCGCCACACAGATAGCTTTCACATGCCAAACGTTACCAGCGTGGAATACGATATGGCACCGAAAAGAAGGCTTTTTATTACTAGCCAATCGATTCCGGAAGCGGAGGACTCTACTCTCGTCTATACGGACGTCACTTTTAACTACGGCATTTGG contains the following coding sequences:
- a CDS encoding ferritin-like domain-containing protein yields the protein MNQYQKTAGFDLPHLQSDDRLRRVLSSALKSRLGNDPVSPKFMSNSYWDAAHFNLEKVQVFQDSSQQEQAEILRLCSDGLIEEAYFIEKAGVGYMAKMVLLAETTEERMLYALFSSDEVTHLAQISRFLPEKDLVGTDDPFLRFLADLVETQDKTVLLFVLQVVLEGWGLSHYRSLAKNCVNPQMAAIFEGFLQDESRHHGTGVTLFNQIYVSQASRATIIETLALFLQMVQVGPRSVVTAIEQVKGHLSRQQRLRIFQELDTETHSGIRLNLLRSLMRGEAAGIIVQELEEQGRFQPFPVEQCL
- a CDS encoding P-aminobenzoate N-oxygenase AurF, whose product is MNETLNEPKDNTLLENPKVYQQLQINEPKGNTLLENPKVYRKLQINHTRNKQQDHTQLLDEAAASFRYEDCKDEYWNPEEFSLLYGTPLWEQASVSQRVILNQLYWVAYYSQIVSAEIATIYFNQTSAAGLYAQEDFRLVCDTLDLESAQERAHISAFRKISSEVEAQLFGKRVFSYPMRGPFAETMIFADTNALKTWWKKLQLQSFGMLSAGNTFLACQYFTVRGIRTLNGKLVQHKLSNYYQKHPNSENAPIPSKISFYHFMDESFHFNSSTILSHDVVKCLKPPTAFEKLVANLGIRGCQRDHYHFSVAINGIFWYDPALYSAIYEVLRSPIFGMSDSEAKEMMRLCFTEESEGLHLSYQTRTEAMESYKVYLEKVDYAWASNREMSIMAANSIPQYLATQKKAIGNW
- a CDS encoding aromatic ring-hydroxylating dioxygenase subunit alpha — protein: MKIFNNWDVVAKGWYIACPSRELHPGKAKSLEICGQKIVVFRGQDGKVRALDAYCPHLGTDLGIGRVDGNLMRCFFHHWAFDGEGNCQDIPCQSSIPEKARLQSYATDEKYGLIWVYPDSKASEGVAEFDELKGKSIVTVHDKAFERSCHHHICMMNGIDAQHLQTVHKVDINMNLSLHQNQSGNVIDFTLQGEFPKTTRRERLGRKILGDTYEYSMRYADGCIGLLTMMKNVRLFPSLHMIYAYTPVAPGRTRIQPIYVAEKRKGMFGWLVTQLLLLFTRLAYYALKGEDGQIYDNIRYNPNALLGIDTSLVKYMHYVNQLEVSIWSKEFE
- a CDS encoding 2Fe-2S iron-sulfur cluster-binding protein; the encoded protein is MNEQCCIIRFPETDYSPLTLEKHSNLSEHLTVQNSPVLFGCRTGICGTCLVVVKGNIPPPSKDEKEVLETLAPGNSQVRLACQLALSSDIEIAAFDDEE
- a CDS encoding Rieske 2Fe-2S domain-containing protein, which codes for MKFEDFWYVVALSEQLKPNTVLERTVLGEWLVVFRGEDRKPVALRDRCMHRNSRLSKGKVCQGTLQCPYHGWVYDKTGKVVAVPAEGEDFKATHARRTQHYDTREQDGYVYVRLEQKPSEEFEPFQMPYYGKPGWETVRVINRFRNSVTNCAENFIDIPHTASVHPGVFRTSRKQKLEMTVERRSGSVFAEYRNETTNLGWYTRFLNRKGYEIRHTDSFHMPNVTSVEYDMAPKRRLFITSQSIPEAEDSTLVYTDVTFNYGIWNKIARPFVRWTAQYIIRQDVEALGIQQEVIEKYGTQFANTPADTIHVLVESIRSKIEAGEDPRTLLDKSVQVTFWV